tagattgttggtccaacacagactattcaacttggaaaatatttaatgtacggtattCGGGACCTCGCGGGgttcctctgttcctgctctcctggcctgctttagctgtgcccagcagctacaagcaaggccctcacaataaaccaggtgctacccctgctactttgcttatagagatactttgaTACTCCTTCAAtcacccaccccagcacagaCTTTGATACATCCCCAGACCCACGgtgccctcctgctctgtctGTCCCAGACACTGCAGCCTTCcccaccacagctctgcagtcacAGAGCTCAGTCACTGCCTGCAGGACCTGACTGTCCCATCCCAGAGAATTCCATGCTGTTTTCCTAGGCTGCCATGACCTGGCATCTCCACTGGTCACAAGTCTCTGGAAGGGAACAAGGGTTCTCAAATAACCAGTATCATGTACAAGCAGTTCTGCTGAGCACCATCAGTGCAGCAGAAAGCACAAATAATGCTGGAACTTTGCTTTAAAAGCCAGGGCCTCTagttctcagctctgcagcaaggGTGCTGGGAAATTCAGTGTACAAGGATTGGGGTTTTGTAATATCCAGTGTTCTCAGGCTGGAAAGCACCACATGACACTTCCTGCTGGGATGCCAGCTGCAGACAAAGgcaaggagaaagggaagggaaagaccATGTCACCTGTGTGTAAACAAATGAGAAGTTACACCTCAACAGCCACAAGGAATGAGACAAAAGAACAAAGCACCTTCCaccttgaaaaacaaaaaaagtgacATCACACACAGGTGAAACACAAGTGCAGAAATAGAAGAACTGAACAAACATCAAAAATACATCAgattaattttcagaaatttaCTAAAATGCACACAGATTTGTCACAAAAACAGTTAACTCCACTGTATTTCAACAATAGgtttattttaagaaacataACATGACATTaagtaaaaatgcaaaattgtgCAATTATggcaaaatgtttaaaaatccACACATTTGCCCTCATAGGACTACAGTACTTCTTACTAACATACCTGAGCACTGAATGTTGGTTGCCACTTCTCAACAGCCTCGCAAACAGGGAGCTCTTGGATCTCTTGTAGAACATACACTGCATGTCTGGTGCACCAAAAACTGCTTGGAGTTATTCTAAATTCCACTGATGGAAGGAAGTGGAAATTACTAAATGTTTCCTTCTAAAGTAACTAATTGTTTTGGAAGAGACTTACACTCACCTAAGTTCTTACAACACTAGAAATTCGTTTCATGAAGGGAaataaacaaatgcaaaaaaaatcttccaaatgAGCAAAATGTACAGATTACTGTTCAAATATTATCAGTACCTTTggtgcaattatttttttttgtgctgtgcAAGTTTACTTAAGTCTGACTCTAATGCAAAACTTCACCAGGAATCTGACTTTCAGCATAACGTAGAAGCATTTAAGAATTGGCAAAATGTCACAGCTACATTACTGTCTCAACAAACTCCTCATGCAAAAGATTTAGTATATTCTACTCCCACAGCAAGTTCCAGGATTTAGCTTTCAAACACATGACAGACTTGGATCACACCCTCAGTTTGAATGGTTAAACAGAATGGAGATCTTTGTACTTTAGTGCAGATAAACAAAATTAACAAACCTACTGCAGAATTAACCACAGCATATTGTACTTCTATACATCACATGACCAGTCAACTGCTAACTCAATTCTATTTCATAGTTTCAAGTAATATATTGAAATTTGTTCTACTAAATAAATATAGATTGtcaaaaagcagcaagaaatcTTGTAAATATTCAACcaagctcaaaaaaaaaaaaaagaaaaacaaacaaagaaacaaggGAAAAGTTACATAAcactttgcaaaaaaaaaaaaaagtcttacaCACAAATGCAACACTGTTAGGGAGGGTGCTTCAGAAAGCTTGCAGCTAGAGGCCTACAACAGCGCAAAGAGAGCTAGCCAAGGACTAAGGATCGttagttaaaaattaaattagttgTACTTTTCAGAAAACCCCTTATTCTTGGCTATGCACATAGATAAAACTATCCAGAAGAAAActaaacaaagaaacaacacaCCTCAACACTGTTGGAAAATGCAGTCTTAGCGAGAATTGccaaattcaggaaaaaaaaaaaccaaaatgcaggTGCTCGCATTGGAAGAAGAGTTTGGTGAATCTCTGGAAGATGAGGTATGTAATGCAAAgaggcatttttattttgctttccatttcacagttttttttgtttttgcctCTCAAACATTTTGTGCAAGAATTAATAAATAGAACCAGGCGAGTATTTTCATGTATTAGGAAGATTCCATTTGGGAACAGGAAGACCACATAGTAAACAAACATTATCCAAATCCTCAGCCATGCCAGGGGGATAAACAATGAGCTAAATATTTGGCTGGCTGAAATATCAGCTGTTAAGCCAGATAATGGTAAGCACTTTCAGCCAGTGATGGCCAGTGCCATGTCAAGTTAACTGGTTTACTTAGgtcaacaggaaaaaacaggaaagagtGAGATAACTGAAAGCTCTGCAAAAAGCAGAGCTGTAAGAAACCTGGTAAATCACAGCTGATGCAAGTTTTAGGAgtcctcttttccctttcaaatcCAATTTTCACTACTGAAGTAGAGGCTGAACCTTGAACTtacttactttttaaaaataagttaaatGTTAAATACATAAAGAAAAGTGTTGCAATATATTCCTTATTCTGTATTTCCCCTAAGATCATTTAAGCTATGGATGCTTACTGTCAATTTTGCTTTAACACACTGGATAATGCTGACAGCTCAGTAGTGCAATTTTTCACATTATAAatcagaaggaaacagaaaatagttGGGGGCTTgactgcaaagagaaaagaaaaacaacttgcaAAGTTAAACCACACTTTCCAAATCACCAGAGCACATGCCAACTCTGCACATAGCACTGTACTGTAGTGGAGACAGAATGAACACTccacacaaagagaaaaaaaataagagaatcACTATTATTAAGGCCATATCCTGTCACCATTCTGTGCAAGAACACCACTGCAGTAAAAATGTTATGTTAGAAAAGACAATCTGATGACAGGACAGGGCCTGAAGACAGACACACACTCCATGGAAAATAACAGGCTGTCTACAACAGTAGCAGGAGGCTGGCCCAGTTCAGACAAACAAGTATTAAAAATGTACTAGCACCATCAACTTTTGGGTTAAAGCCCTTTACGGggtgaaaaaaaaggttttaatcagtgttaaaaaaaaaaaaaatagtttttacaGCACTACACCTATGTGGCAAAAAAcaggtgttggggtttttccccacTATCATTAAGCTCAATCTCAACAAAAATCCACAGACAGGAACTGGAACAACAATATGAACAGGCCTCCATCCGGGGCAAAGGTACTCCACAATCCAATTCTGACTTGAGTTTTTCTCCCAAATTGCAGTGCACAAACAACATCACAAACATCTTAGCAGACTTCAAAAACAGTACAAAAGAAGAGATCATTATGAATCAAGATCTACCATTCCTCTCTAAGTATTTTCAATctaaattcaaaaaaaaaaaaaaccaaaaaaacaaccaaaacttAGTGATATTGCCTCAAATTTTACCcgtattaaaaaaaaaagagaaaaagaagaaaagtcaCTTCAACACATCTTGGACATCCTTAACTATTAATGCTAGATTTTCTTTCACTGTAGTGCATAGTTATCCTGGCTCTTCCACTTAATTTGCTtttaccacaaaaaaaacctttaGTATGACATAATTAAGTgtttaccagaaaaaaaatgctgataaTTGCACTTTGTAACCTCCTTctcatttcccaggaaaatatCAGTAAATATGAAACTGAACAAACAATTCCCTCCCCGGACTGCAACCTTTAAAGAGCACCCATCCccatatacaaaaaaaaacctgtctgtTTCATCTTACAATAAATACTGAcagaatttctttgttttcttttaagacaTGTTTTCTCTAGCATCAAATTACCACTGAAATCACTAAGGCCTGttactgagaaattaaaaaaaaaacaaaacaaaaaagaatttaaataacTTTCTGAAGACACTGCGGATACAATTTAGCAACAACACATTCAAAATGCCGGCCTAAATCCCAGAGCCTGTCTGGAGTCTCGTAGACTTTCTGCCATTGGTCGCTGACCTCATCGTACTGGTAGAGTGAATTCTTCCTGCTGGTTCTGAAAACGTGTTCCTCAACAGTGACTTGAGTAGCTCTGACAAAGAGATGGAGTTTGTTTTTGAGGAGGACAAGTTTTATGTAGGGATTGATGGACTGGTCGCAGGGGAAGTCTTTCTTTCGAGTCCACTTGTTCTGTTCGATGTCGTAGGCCTCGACGGTGAACATGCGCTGGTGGTTCCCACACGTGCCGGCGATGTAGTAGATGGAGTCGTTGTACACTGTAGCCAAGCCTTGGATTCTAGGCACAGTCATTGGGGTGAGGAACCCCCAGTAATCCTTCTGAGGATCGTAGCAAAGGAAAAACTCCCctgaaaacagagaggaaaaattaaaacgTAACTCGTGCTTTGTTTGCAGTTCTGCGGCAATTGCGCTCTCAGGTGCGTCCCTCCACAGACAGAAACACTCTGAGCTTCTGGAGCCTGGATCCCAGAACAAACAGCCCAGCACCATCAACTGCTTTCCTTCCACTGctttacaaaaatattcataGCATGACTAAAACCTACTCTGAGTTTCTGTTTCAGCTGATGCAGAGGGAATTTGAAGCATATTAGAAACACATTTCACACAGTTTCTAGGTATCCTTTATCATTTCTAAACCCTACTTATGAATTTGGGACAAAACCTTTCAGGATTCTGGTCCTGAAAAAGtctgaaatacatttgtttCACTCTTTACCATCTTCACAATGTGTCATCTGCAGATGGGGAGACTCACAATTATTTGCTCAGGTTTAGCAGCTTTCAAACCCTGAATACTGCCTTACACTACACACAGATTTTAAAGCTACTGGTATCAGGTGACTGGGTTACGCATTTAAGttgattttcttaaaaagaGACTGGGTGAAAACCTGCATGAAGCTCCTGATTCAGTTAGGTTTGTGGTTAGGTTATAAAACACCTCTGGTGCTCagtgcacacagcagcagctacaGACTACAAATAAAGGAAGATGAGATGCCCAAAAACTCATGCTCTGTACAGTTCATGAAAAGAACACAGATAAAGACCACCTGGACCTTTGTAAAGTCCAGTGGGAGAAAGGTCTAACATCTGCCAACTACTAGCACAATTCAAATCATGTATGTCTTCACATGGCTATCTTAAGAATTTTAACCAAGCTGTTGTGTGACCAAGCACCTTAAGAACAACAAAGAATACAGAAGTGAGACAGTAAAATTGGTGGAACAGAGTTTAAGAGATAAAGTCTTACAGAGAATactaattttgatttttcagttttgttccaCAGTGCAATCTCCTGACACTTACATTCCATAGGCATTTTCACATTCTCATCAATTCTTATTGACTACTTCTTGAGTTTTTGATAGAAAAACTACTAAAAGCTAACCTCTTTGTACTACAGCACAACTCAATCAAGGGTTTTTCTAGCCACCCATGACACTGCTCTTTAGAATTGGCTGGTTAGCACAGGAAGTACCTTATTTATATGAGCAGTCAGTTGTCACTTAAAGCACTGAAGCACAGCATCAGTGCAGCTAAAATTTGTGGACAAGGTGGACTCTTATTCTATAGGTTATAATAATATCATCCACCTTTTATCAGGTCTAAGAAACATTAAAAGAACAAATACTAAATTCAGTATTCTTCAGCATTCCTTTCTAACCACCTAAAGCAGACATCTGACTCAAGAGAGACCTTTGAAGCCACAACCAACAAGAGTCAAACACAAtagagaaagaagggaagaagcAAACTGCATGTCACATGGAAGATCGTGAATGCAAAGTCAAGAAATAAGGTTAACTTCTTCTCGGAAATAATAAGGATCTTACAGAATTCCCTATCCTGTTTCTTCCCCGTGGTCCAGCTTCGTATGGAAGTGACCCTAGAAGGAGCTGGTGCACATCCAAGACCCCAACTTGTGCAGGTGTTTACAGAGGTGGCCCTCGGCAAAACAAAACTGGAAcacctccccctccttccttctttccactCTGTGGCCTCTTACCACAGcctcagagcagcctcagcacttTTCAGTGTGCACTGAATGTAAAGGCAGTACTGCAATTACTGACAAAGAAACAGAGTTAACTAAGAGAGATGCTCTCTCTATTACTGACAAAGAAACAGAGTTAACTAAGAGAGATGCTTTCTCTCTTCCTAGTTTCTAAGATGACTTCAGAAAGCAGGGTAGGGCAGGAAATGAAGACTAAGAAGTCCTTAATCGACTTTTACAAGTCACCAAGAATAAAGACACCAGgaattttctcagctttagCCAAGCAAAATGCAAAGTGCTTTTTCATAGGACAGTAGCTTTTCTTCAACGTTGGTGCATTTCACCCAGGTAAAgatttaataaagaattttcAGAGTAAAGCTTAACACTATTGTTGACTCAGAATACCACCAAAAATGCCATTTGTGCAATAATTCAGTATAACTTAGTGACAGATTCTCAGGTCATAAGATCTCAAGCAGCAACCTTCCTCTTCCTAGTTCCCCCACCCCTCTACCCCAGATGCCCCAAGGGATTTTTCCAAATTGCTTAAGAAAACACACTCAGCATGAACAATTCCTACTTCCAATAGAACGCCACAGAGGCAGCCAAACCACCTTAAACCTTACCCTGTAAAACATAGATGTTATCCTTATACTCCACAGCACTGTGGAACTCCATTGCTACCGGCATGGGACACACAGCTGTCCAGCAGTTCTCCCGGCTGTCATAGCACTCCACAGACTTGAGGGAGTTGCGCCCGTCTCCTTCGTAAACTCTGCCCCCGATGGCGTACAGCTTCCCACAGCAGTGAACCAACTTGCAGCCTATCCTGGCGCGCAGCAGGGGCGCCTTGGGGATCCACCTGTTGCCAGAGTGATCGTACATCCAGAAGTCGCTCTCGGCGCGGTGGTCGATGGAGACCTCGCTGCTGCTCGGCCGGTAACCACCCGCAATGTAAATATCGTTATCAGGAGACACCAGAATGCCGACCTCCCTCAAGTCATTGGGTGGCTTGCATAGTTTAAACACTCTCCCTGTGACCGAATCTAAACAAGGCACTGTTTGCTTCTTTCCTGAGTGTTTGTGGGCAGCATCAAAGCATATGATCATTTCGGAAGCGGTCATTCCGAGCCGTTGGGTGTAGCCATTGGCACTGGGTTGTCCCTTTTGTACACAGCTTTTGGCCATCGCCTGTGCAAACACGGGAGGGATTTTCTCTAAAAATGTCTCATCCAACAGAGGCATACGGATGCATTTGGCAAATATTTCTGGAAGGTGCACTTCTCTCTTATTTTGCTCGTGCTCAAACCACCTTATAATGCTCTCATAAACGTGTTCTTCTTTATCTACATTTAAATCATCACTGTTGAGGATGCTTATCAGTTGGTCTTTTCTCAACTGAAGAAACTCTTGCTCTTTGGTGACACTCAGAAACTTCTTGCGAATGTAGTCTTGTGACCTGTCCTTGAGTTCCTGATGACCGTAGTGATCAGCAAAGATGAACACCCCGATGGAGTTCTGCGGGTCCAAATGACTGATCATGTATTTAGCACACTGGTCTTGTATGGAAGGGATCTGGAAGATACTGGCTGCAGTGAACAAAGCCTGCACGTTGGCCTCTGTCAGCACTACTCTGGAGGTATATGCATAGTTCAACACTAAATGCATCGACTCTGCTTCCACACCAACGATGCGAACTTCCTTCTGGGTGCTCTCGGTAAGGCCGCTCGTGAACATCGATCTGCACAAAGAAACACCCAGCAGTTTGTCTGTCATTACCTTGTAATTGCAGGCACCAAATTAAATACACTGTGCAGCTGTGCAATGCCTTtgcccctccagcagcacaaacacattCATCACAGGCGTTCAACTTCCCTGTTGGGGTACCTATATTTAAGATTTCTACACTTACAGAAACAAAAGTGGTACTTCTTGCTTAATTATGTCACAAACCCCACATTAAAATTCACTGAGTTTACAAGCAAAGCTCTTGACATACCCAAGTCTTTGCATTCAACTTTCAACAAGTTATTTCATATGCATACTTCTAGCATGCTAAAATATGgaacttgaaaagaaaacaaatactttCACTTTGCTCTTACTGTATCCCTAATACCCCTGGTATCGTATGCAGTTTTGCTTGGCTTAAAATTGTGTGACATTTTCTCCAATGAAACTTTCCTCTGAGAAACAGACACTGATAATTCATCAACCTTAAGAGAACAATAATCTTTACTTGCTAGGTGCActgtattatttataaatacacagaatttattttcattaaacagaaattttaaagaCCATACCCACACTAATATTGTACCTGCTTTGATCACCACTAGAACAATGGAGGGTTGTACCTGAAATAAGGACTGATTGCAGCAAGAACATTCCTATGACAGGAGAATGTTTTCCCGTGATCCACTTCCACCACAATATCTGTCAGCTGTCCCTCATCATACATGGtcttcagctgctggagaaTACTGCAGGCATGGAAGGGGTCCATTCCACTGATGACTGGGTTTGAGGGAGGAACTCCGTTCAGCGTTTGTGAAAACTGACTTGGTTCTACAAAGCAAAAGTGGAACTTTAACAGAAAACAatcatcaacaacaacaacaacaaaagcctCCAAAAAATTCATACTCATGCATGACCAAGAATTAGCACAGATTGATATTCCATCCGTCCTCGGCATCATCATCCATCAACAGCAAGCCAAACATTGTCAAGGGTGAGTAAATTTATAAAGATACcacaatacttttttttttcttttcacaatgTACATGTCAGTTACCATTAAACTATAAAGTTTATACCACTATAAACTATAAAGTGTATATCCATTAAGGAGAACAATACAAATACTTCATACAACTGGGGAAGGGGAAATCAAG
This portion of the Prinia subflava isolate CZ2003 ecotype Zambia chromosome 14, Cam_Psub_1.2, whole genome shotgun sequence genome encodes:
- the KBTBD8 gene encoding kelch repeat and BTB domain-containing protein 8, producing the protein MAALGEPSQFSQTLNGVPPSNPVISGMDPFHACSILQQLKTMYDEGQLTDIVVEVDHGKTFSCHRNVLAAISPYFRSMFTSGLTESTQKEVRIVGVEAESMHLVLNYAYTSRVVLTEANVQALFTAASIFQIPSIQDQCAKYMISHLDPQNSIGVFIFADHYGHQELKDRSQDYIRKKFLSVTKEQEFLQLRKDQLISILNSDDLNVDKEEHVYESIIRWFEHEQNKREVHLPEIFAKCIRMPLLDETFLEKIPPVFAQAMAKSCVQKGQPSANGYTQRLGMTASEMIICFDAAHKHSGKKQTVPCLDSVTGRVFKLCKPPNDLREVGILVSPDNDIYIAGGYRPSSSEVSIDHRAESDFWMYDHSGNRWIPKAPLLRARIGCKLVHCCGKLYAIGGRVYEGDGRNSLKSVECYDSRENCWTAVCPMPVAMEFHSAVEYKDNIYVLQGEFFLCYDPQKDYWGFLTPMTVPRIQGLATVYNDSIYYIAGTCGNHQRMFTVEAYDIEQNKWTRKKDFPCDQSINPYIKLVLLKNKLHLFVRATQVTVEEHVFRTSRKNSLYQYDEVSDQWQKVYETPDRLWDLGRHFECVVAKLYPQCLQKVI